A window of Sander vitreus isolate 19-12246 chromosome 18, sanVit1, whole genome shotgun sequence contains these coding sequences:
- the LOC144533552 gene encoding very long chain fatty acid elongase 4-like — protein MEVVTHFVNDTVEFYKWGLTIADKRVESWPMMSSPIPTLAISCLYLLFLWAGPRYMQDRQPYILRKTLIVYNFSMVVLNFYIAKELLLASSAAGYSYLCQPVNYSNDVNEVRIASALWWYYISKGVEFLDTVFFILRKKFTQVSFLHVYHHCTMFILWWIGIKWVPGGQSFFGATINSSIHVLMYGYYGLAALGPQMQKYLWWKKYLTIIQMIQFHVTIGHAGHSLYTGCPFPAWMQWALIGYAVTFIILFANFYYHAYRRKPSSAQKGGKPVANGTSMVTNGHSKVEDVEDNGKRQKKGRAKRE, from the exons ATGGAGGTTGtaacacattttgtaaatgaCACTGTAGAATTTTACAAATGGGGCCTTACTATAGCAG ACAAGAGGGTGGAGAGCTGGCCGATGATGTCATCTCCCATCCCCACTCTGGCCATCAGCTGCCTGTACCTGCTCTTCCTTTGGGCGGGGCCTAGATACATGCAGGACCGCCAGCCCTATATACTCAGGAAGACCCTCATAGTCTACAACTTCAGCATGGTGGTCCTCAACTTTTACATCGCCAAAGAG CTCCTACTAGCCTCTAGTGCAGCCGGGTACAGCTACCTCTGTCAGCCTGTCAACTACTCCAACGATGTCAATGAAGTCAGG ATAGCATCTGCTCTTTGGTGGTACTACATCTCCAAAGGAGTGGAATTCCTGGACACAGTGTTTTTCATCCTGAGGAAGAAGTTCACCCAGGTCAGCTTCCTCCACGTCTACCATCACTGCACCATGTTCATCCTCTGGTGGATCGGCATCAAATGGGTTCCCGGTGGACAAT CATTTTTTGGTGCAACCATCAACTCTTCCATCCACGTCCTCATGTACGGTTACTACGGCCTGGCAGCTTTGGGGCCTCAGATGCAGAAGTACCTCTGGTGGAAGAAATACCTCACCATTATCCAGATG ATCCAGTTCCACGTGACCATCGGCCATGCTGGACACTCCCTCTACACAGGCTGTCCATTCCCCGCCTGGATGCAGTGGGCTCTGATTGGCTACGCCGTCACCTTCATCATCCTCTTCGCCAACTTCTACTACCACGCATACCGGCGCAAACCTTCCTCTGCGCAGAAGGGAGGCAAGCCCGTGGCAAACGGCACCTCTATGGTAACTAACGGTCATAGCAAAGTGGAAGACGTGGAGGATAACGGAAAGAGGCAAAAGAAAGGAAGAGCAAAAAGAGAGTAA
- the LOC144533550 gene encoding microtubule cross-linking factor 3-like yields the protein MKPAASGAAAPPSSSTSSADNSVGRRRQYRAPSPATAQEGATRRASRRPGRSRSPLPAGRSRNIGVRERLRSADGREREPESRRGAAVHPDGAEADLVEPNRADAVGKDPTESSASARRSALRLPCLKGDSSKRLLPGRASPSFSVAEKGKIPGEEGGRRERSGASAGCGAGLGLGLWRGGCLQAELIQFHLQKRLRRSGAKMQTKTDNMGTEEAALGEPEPATEAGSVTQQDQAFEDEMERLLDENEDLKCEIEEMRTEMDEMRDTFYEEDTCQLQEMRRELERANKNCRILQYRLRKAERKKLRYAQTGEIDEELLRSLEQDLKVAKDVSVRLHHELEKVEEKRTKTEEENEKLRQKLIEVEVTKQALQNELDKSKESQKRRGSKDIQKTDRKSAQTPTEEDNEDLKCQLAFIKEEAVLMRKKTAKIDKEKDRLEQELQKYRSFYGELDSTHPKGEAGGPPTTRESELKLRLRLVEEEANILGRKIVELEVENRGLRAELDDLRGEGEGAGGSGCGAMGGQGSGRGRGDDLTELRQQLQLVEDEAELLRRNLADAEDQNKRVTAELNKMRFKASTHEGGTRHGGGGGGIDGAKAEALQEELKAARLQINDLSGKVMQLQYENRVLLSNMQRYDLASHLSLRPSPRDSDAESDAGGATSGRRESDEDSTSSRLLPPHRKREGPVGGESDSDEVRNNNGSSRCLTPTRGLYTPTGPEGAASSALARFLPGGRCTLRERQQMTDIRTEAERLVRTMDRLIADTATIITEARVYVSNSDLMFGRGEEGGEEDGSRIREHELLYRINAQMKAFRKELQTFIDKLEVPRHEDRETEEPLSMFQPIILLILILVLFSSLSYATIFKLVFLFTLFFVL from the exons atgaagccTGCCGCCAGCGGCGCTGCAGCTCCTCCATCATCGTCAACATCATCAGCAGACAATAGCGTAGGGAGGAGGAGGCAGTACCGGGCTCCCTCGCCGGCTACAGCCCAGGAAGGGGCAACCAGACGAGCTTCACGGCGCCCAGGCAGGTCCAGATCTCCTCTACCCGCAGGAAGGAGCAGAAACATcggggtgagagagagattgaggTCCGCAGACGGAAGGGAGAGGGAGCCCGAGAGCCGCCGTGGGGCAGCTGTTCACCCGGATGGTGCTGAAGCTGATCTAGTCGAACCAAACAGGGCGGATGCTGTCGGGAAAGATCCGACAGAATCATCAGCATCGGCCCGTCGCTCCGCTTTACGCCTGCCCTGCCTCAAGGGCGACTCCTCCAAGCGTTTGTTGCCCGGCCGAGCATCGCCTTCCTTCTCCGTGGCAGAGAAAGGGAAGATACCCGGGGAGGAAGGCGGTCGTAGGGAGAGAAGCGGCGCGTCTGCGGGCTGCGGCGCGGGCCTCGGTTTGGGTTTGTGGAGAGGAGGATGCTTACAGGCTGAACTCATCCAGTTCCATCTGCAGAAGAGACTGAGAAGAAGCGGTGCGAAGATGCAAACCAAGACGGACAACATGGGAACAGAGGAGGCCGCTCTGGGAGAGCCGGAGCCGGCGACAGAGGCGGGGTCCGTGACACAGCAGGACCAGGCCTTTGAAGACGAGATGGAGAGACTGCTTGACGAAAATGAAGATCTTAAG TGTGAAATTGAGGAGATGAGGACCGAGATGGACGAGATGCGGGACACATTCTATGAAGAAGACACGTGTCAGCTGCAGGAGATGAGGCGTGAGCTGGAGAGAGCCAATAAAAACTGCCGGATCCTGCAGTATCGTCTGAGGAAGGCTGAGAGGAAGAAGCTGCGCTACGCCCAGACGGGAGAGATCGATGAGGAGCTGCTCAGGAGTCTGGAGCAGGACCTGAAG GTAGCGAAGGATGTGTCTGTGAGGCTGCACCACGAGCTGGAAAAGGTGGAGGAGAAGcgcacaaagacagaggaggagaatgaAAAACTGAGACAGAAACTCATAGAGGTGGAAGTGACCAAACAAGCCCTGCAGAATGAACTAGACAAAAGCAAAGAG TCTCAAAAGAGAAGAGGAAGCAAGGACATCCAGAAGACAGACAGGAAATCAGCACAGACTCCTACAGAG GAGGACAATGAGGACCTTAAGTGCCAGCTAGCTTTTATCAAAGAGGAAGCGGTGCTTATGAGAAAGAAGACGGCCAAGATTGACAAAGAGAAGGACCGTCTAGAGCAAGAGCTGCAGAAGTACCGCTCCTTCTATGGTGAACTGGACAGCACCCATCCTAAAGGAGAAGCTGGGGGTCCGCCCACCACCCGCGAGTCAGAGCTAAAGCTCCGGCTCCGcctggtggaggaggaggccaACATCCTGGGGAGGAAAATAGTTGAGTTGGAG GTTGAGAACCGTGGCCTGAGGGCCGAGCTCGACGACCTCCGCGGTGAAGGAGAGGGTGCTGGAGGCTCTGGGTGCGGAGCGATGGGTGGGCAGGGCTCGGGGCGGGGCCGCGGTGATGATCTGACGGAgctccgacagcagctgcagctggTGGAGGACGAGGCAGAGCTCCTGAGGAGGAACCTAGCAGATGCTGAAGATCAAAACAAGAGAGTGACTGCTGAGCTGAACAAGATGCGGTTCAAAGCCAGCACCCACGAGGGAGGCACCAGGCAtgggggaggaggtggagggatTGATGGAGCAAAGGCAGAAGCCCTGCAGGAGGAGTTAAAGGCAGCAAGGCTACAGATTAATGACCTTAGTGGCAAG gTGATGCAGCTGCAGTACGAGAACCGTGTGCTCCTCTCCAACATGCAGCGCTATGACCTGGCCTCCCACCTCTCCCTGCGGCCCAGCCCACGGGACAGCGATGCAGAGAGCGATGCAGGCGGTGCGACAAGTGGTCGCCGTGAGAGTGACGAGGACTCCACCTCTTCCCGCCTCCTCCCACCACACCGCAAACGCGAGGGCCCTGTAGGTGGGGAAAGTGACTCAGATGAGGTCAGAAACAATAACGGAAGCAGCCGTTGCCTGACGCCCACGCGGGGCCTCTACACCCCCACTGGGCCCGAGGGTGCCGCCTCCTCCGCCTTGGCCCGCTTTCTGCCTGGGGGCCGGTGCACACTGCGCGAAAGGCAGCAAATGACTGACATCCGCACGGAGGCGGAGAGGCTTGTTCGCACCATGGACCGGCTCATCGCTGACACGGCCACTATCATCACAGAGGCTAGGGTCTACGTTTCAAACAGCGACCTGATGTtcgggaggggagaggagggtggGGAGGAAGATGGGAGTAGGATCAGGGAACATGAGCTGCTGTATCGCATTAACGCTCAGATGAAGGCCTTCCGAAAAGAACTGCAGACCTTCATAGACAAACTGGAAGTGCCGAGGCATgaggacagagagacggaggagccACTGTCG ATGTTCCAGCCTATCATTTTGCTCATTCTCATACTTGTGTTATTCTCGTCCCTCTCTTACGCCACCATCTTTAAACTAGTCTTTCTTTTTActcttttctttgttctgtGA